One genomic segment of Odocoileus virginianus isolate 20LAN1187 ecotype Illinois chromosome 33, Ovbor_1.2, whole genome shotgun sequence includes these proteins:
- the SLX4 gene encoding structure-specific endonuclease subunit SLX4 isoform X3, producing the protein MMDESDDDFQELCASFFQRVKKNGPKEVSKEKKTQKASNGTQIRSKPKRTKPTASKSKTPQGPTERKTRPGRQVPRTQKHGAPKRPETEPAPPENTEGGIHTSAVFQDSVWSTQTGNQSEPLPERTPEVICTILNQGSENFLKAKATMDSLSQPPPSCLIATAPSPSKPRAAELVLQRMQQFKRADPERLKRASEGCSLEAAPEENVPKGPQDVMAVNGFGPELPATESDTAVALALQQELGQEQVSAPDDSLEEKGLFFCQICQKNLSAMNVTRRQQHMNRCLDEAEKALRFPMPRIPECPICGKPFLTLKSRISHLKQCAVKMEVGPQLLLQAVRLQTAQPAGTSGTPAPSLSDGAGCLKQKGATTKKEPRKRRKVTGPEAPSEDLLVAMALSRSETEQEAVPAALRLGNAFAERTRLGAEKKTRKKKAPAPPPQLLVQDPETTGRQIEDRVAQLLSEEVELSSTPPLPASRIREEELARGSQALRPPGGAQNLLWEASALTGAGALESFYTASLVPPLVPQRPAKGLTQEPMRLPRPPKPPELGVGTPPSVGHSLQSPVPSASQRERQALQDLLELAGERLPASPCSRDLAGSGGAAGMDLSLGGLPLTGFVLPAKEKYLEEGGRASLSLGLLVADFSAMVNNPHLSDIQFQTDSGEVLYAHKFVLYARCPLLMQHVNSEGFLAEEDGDLRRQRVLLSDVSAEAAEAFLHYLYAADSVLTPQLAPDLRSLAQRFGVSELVHLCEQVPIVTEAEGGQRKEQEDEDADGRVETFRELLCSVWLGEEEGAEALLKPEGREEDREKVNEEEMEEIYEFAATQRKRLQGEKAPEPKEEGDLLREDGPVSGEILTSKQDKERPENAGQLESSGQGRDETPAKWGNTRLSTLLPPSNQALNGEEKAEVPRGGPAPPSSSSPAQGRAERQENAPLCSADDDNDLQPFSSPQAGYPELSRVMSNREEGNRTIPEREVEGFRPSAHQQAHPSRSCFPPPQPHQGRSPRQPRPRTRRPSDLPLQGTASSVASQNSSPKPKRARRLPSSREDPGQKDKECSSPSERRGKGVLIFPEKSPPMDLTWSGPGRQSSRPETSPCSVHREDEVILLLDSDEELELEQTKAKSFLNSPSEDKKVLEVSARSSELFSIIDLDAEQEPPQSQTGSQAPLPQEVEGRLGASTEEDSTMDTSWLVPATPLAGRSCDCSSQTQITGLGARPPADPLALPTPRALLENRDEPKATSKFSVIVPQTSSPRLGPPTPGSSDGRRQVCRSASSPRRRRLPFASPLAPRPILGGLADLPGQLPRCPPPPQSPAARAPMSEVVEVEDSEDEQEAASQQVICSPLLDSDPPIPAEDWCWHVEPLSPIPIDHLNLERTGPLSTSSPSSRAEGAPDSRDCRSPALLGTTPVRGSHTGRRKSREKSSGAGSPGSHQQSFLNSALWDDWNEEDQRSPEALPLPQTPRADGAQRSHKLQTPQGADQKNLPPKVPITPMPRYSIMETPVLKKELDRFGVRPLPKRQMVLKLKEIFQYTHQTLESDSEDEGQSSQLPLAAPCSQTYTTQTSKASKAAGHTQLEALPGRIPQRSKGPAKTKGPQHHKQQPGGSVSALSMSPAKEEPLDPGGDAQFPASQESTATSVDSGDSSCSSQSSSCEFGAALESTGEEEVVSASQAAVQAVATEEAVRRYIRSQPALYRKVLLYQPLELAELQAELKQQGIRVASGKLLDFLDTQCITFTTAATRKEKLGRKRRQPTGKKRGRAGRPTPRSPVSAASSL; encoded by the exons ATGATGGATGAGTCAGATGATGACTTTCAGGAACTCTGTGCCAGCTTTTTCCAAAGGGTGAAAAAGAATGGCCCCAAGGAAGTgtcaaaggaaaagaagacaCAAAAGGCCTCCAATGGCACCCAGATAAGAAGCAAACCAAAAAGGACCAAACCAACTGCTTCTAAGAGCAAAACCCCGCAAGGCCCCACTGAGAGGAAAACTCGCCCTGGCCGCCAGGTCCCACGGACTCAAAAGCACGGGGCACCCAAGAGGCCAGAGACTGAACCAGCTCCCCCTGAAAACACCGAGGGAGGTATACACACTTCTGCTGTATTCCAGGATAGCGTGTGGAGCACCCAGACAGGTAACCAGTCAGAACCTCTGCCAGAGAGGACACCAGAGGTGATTTGTACCATTTTAAACCAAGGATCAGAAAACTTTCTGAAAGCTA AGGCCACCATGGACAGCCTCTCACAGCCCCCTCCTTCCTGTCTGATTGCGACGGCGCCAAGTCCCTCCAAACCCAGGGCGGCAGAGCTGGTGCTCCAGCGAATGCAGCAGTTCAAGAGAGCAGACCCCGAGCGTTTAAAACGAGCTTCCGAAGGCTGCTCGCTCGAGGCTGCACCTGAAGAAAATGTCCCAAAGGGCCCTCAGGATGTGATGGCGGTGAACG GGTTTGGGCCCGAGCTCCCCGCCACAGAAAGTGACACCGCAGTGGCCTTGGCCCTCCAGCAGGAGCTTGGGCAGGAACAGGTGTCCGCACCCGACGAcagcctggaggagaaggggttgtTCTTTTGCCAGATCTGTCAGAAGAACCTCTCAGCCATGAACGTGACACGGAGGCAGCAGCACATGAACCG GTGCCTGGATGAGGCTGAAAAGGCACTGAGATTTCCCATGCCTCGGATCCCTGAATGCCCCATCTGCGGCAAGCCATTTCTCACCCTGAAGAGCAGAATCAGTCACCTGAAACAGTGTGCGGTGAAGATGGAGGTCGGCCCGCAGCTCCTGCTCCAGGCTGTGCGGCTGCAGACAGCTCAGCCTGCAGGCACCTCGGGCACTCCGGCACCCAG CCTCAGCGATGGAGCTGGCTGTCTGAAGCAGAAGGGAGCCACCACCAAGAAGGAGCCACGGAAGAGGCGGAAGGTCACTGGGCCCGAGGCGCCATCCGAGGACCTGCTGGTGGCCATGGCTCTGTCCCGCTCGGAGACGGAGCAGGAGGCGGTGCCGGCAGCGCTCAGGCTGGGGAACGCTTTTGCAGAGAGGACGAGACTAGGAGCAG AGAAGAAAACCCGCAAGAAGAAAGCCCCCGCGCCCCCCCCACAGCTGTTAGTCCAGGACCCGGAGACCACCGGCCGGCAGATAGAGGACCGCGTGGCCCAGCTCCTGTCGGAGGAGGTGGAGCTGTCCAGCACGCCGCCGCTCCCTGCCAGCAGGATCCGAGAAGAAGAGCTGGCCAGGGGCAGCCAGGCCCTGCGACCTCCTGGAGGGGCGCAGAACTTGCTGTGGGAGGCCAGTGCCCTGACCGGGGCTGGGGCCCTGGAATCCTTTTACACGGCCAGCCTGGTGCCTCCCCTGGTGCCCCAGCGGCCTGCCAAG GGTCTCACACAAGAGCCCATGCGGCTGCCACGGCCACCCAAGCCGCCAGAACTGGGTGTGGGAACACCCCCTTCTGTGGGCCACAGCCTCCAGAGCCCAGTGCCCTCCGCCAGCCAGAGGGAGCGCCAGGCCCTGCAGGATCTGCTGGAGCTGGCGGGAGAGAGGTTGCCCGCCAGCCCGTGCAGCAGGGACCTGGCTGGCTCGGGAGGGGCTGCAG GGATGGACTTGTCACTCGGCGGCCTTCCACTGACTGGGTTTGTCCTGCCAGCCAAGGAGAAGTACCTGGAGGAGGGCGGCCGGGCTTCG CTCTCCCTTGGTTTGCTGGTGGCCGACTTCAGTGCCATGGTCAACAACCCACACCTGAGCGACATTCAGTTTCAGACAGACAGTGGGGAGGTGCTCTATGCCCACAAGTTTGTGCTCTATGCCCGATGCCCACTTCTCATGCAGCAT GTCAACAGTGAAGGCTTCCTGGCCGAAGAGGACGGTGACTTGAGGCGCCAGCGCGTGCTGCTGAGTGACGTCAGCGCCGAGGCCGCCGAGGCGTTCCTGCATTACCTCTATGCTGCTGACAGCGTCCTGACTCCCCAGCTGGCCCCCGACCTGCGCTCTCTGGCCCAGAG GTTTGGGGTGAGTGAGCTTGTTCACCTGTGCGAACAAGTGCCCATtgtgacagaagcagaaggtggACAGCGAAAGGAGCAGGAAGACGAGGATGCTGACGGCAGAGTGGAGACTTTCCGAGAGCTCCTGTGTTCTGTGTGGctgggtgaggaggagggagcagaggcCCTGCTGAAACCTGAGGGCCGcgaagaagacagagaaaaggtCAACGAGGAGGAGATGGAAGAAATTTATGAATTCGCAGCTACTCAGCGAAAGCGGCTCCAGGGGGAGAAAGCCCCAGAGCCAAAGGAAGAAGGCGACCTGCTCAGGGAGGATGGTCCAGTTTCTGGGGAAATCCTCACAAGCAAACAGGATAAAGAACGGCCAGAAAATGCAGGGCAGTTGGAATCATCCGGGCAAGGAAGAGATGAGACCCCGGCCAAATGGGGAAACACAAGACTGTCCACACTCCTGCCCCCCAGCAACCAGGCTTTGAATGGGGAAGAGAAAGCAGAGGTCCCTAGAGGAGGAccggctcctccctcctcctccagccccgccCAGGGCCGGGCGGAGAGGCAGGAAAACGCCCCTCTGTGCTCAGCTGATGATGATAATGATCTACAGCCTTTTTCATCACCTCAGGCTGGATACCCTGAACTCTCCCGGGTGATGAGCAACCGGGAGGAAGGAAATAGGACCATCCCTGAAAGGGAGGTAGAGGGTTTCCGTCCCTCTGCCCACCAGCAGGCACACCCCTCACGCTCATGCTTCCCCCCACCGCAGCCCCATCAAGGCCGGAGTCCTCGCCAGCCACGTCCTCGCACCCGTCGCCCCAGTGACCTCCCGCTGCAGGGCACAGCTTCCAGCGTGGCCTCCCAGAACTCATCACCGAAGCCAAAGAGGGCCAGGCGCCTTCCCTCATCACGTGAGGACCCAGGCCAGAAAGACAAGGAATGTAGTTCCCCATCGGAACGCAGAGGTAAAGGGGTCCTGATCTTCCCAGAAAAGTCTCCACCCATGGATCTAACCTGGTCAGGACCTGGCCGCCAGAGCTCCAGGCCTGAGACTTCTCCCTGCAGCGTGCACAGAGAAGATGAGGTGATCCTGTTACTGGATTCAGATGAAGAGTTGGAGCTGGAGCAAACCAAAGCAAAATCATTTCTGAACAGCCCCTCAGAAGACAAGAAAGTTCTGGAAGTCAGCGCCAGGTCTTCTGAATTGTTCTCCATCATTGACCTCGACGCAGAGCAGGAGCCTCCCCAAAGCCAGACAGGAAGCCAGGCCCCGCTGCCGCAGGAGGTGGAGGGGCGGCTGGGGGCCAGCACCGAGGAGGACAGCACCATGGACACCTCGTGGCTGGTGCCCGCCACTCCGCTGGCCGGCAGGAGCTGCGACTGTTCCTCGCAAACCCAGATCACAGGCCTTGGGGCCAGGCCACCAGCAGACCCGCTGGCTCTGCCCACGCCCAGAGCCCTGTTAGAGAACAGGGACGAACCCAAAGCCACGAGTAAGTTTTCGGTCATCGTACCCCAGACGTCGTCCCCACGCCTGGGGCCCCCCACTCCTGGAAGCTCTGATGGGAGAAGGCAGGTCTGCAGGAGCGCATCCAGCCCCCGCCGCAGACGCCTCCCATTTGCTTCTCCTCTGGCTCCCCGACCCATCTTAGGAGGCCTCGCCGACCTCCCCGGGCAGCTCCCAAGGTGCCCGCCTCCTCCGCAGAGCCCGGCGGCTCGGGCTCCCATGAGTGAAGTGGTGGAGGTGGAAGACAGTGAAGACGAGCAGGAGGCAGCCTCCCAGCAGGTGATCTGCAGCCCCCTGCTGGACAGCGACCCCCCAATTCCAGCTGAGGACTGGTGCTGGCACGTAGAACCCCTCTCACCAATCCCCATTGACCACCTGAACCTCGAGCGGACAGGCCCCTTGAGCAccagcagccccagcagcaggGCAGAGGGGGCCCCAGACAGCAGGGACTGCCGTTCCCCGGCACTGCTGGGCACCACCCCTGTCCGAGGGAGCCACACTGGCCGGAGGAAGTCTCGAGAGAAGTCCTCTGGGGCCGGCTCCCCTGGGAGCCACCAGCAGAGCTTTCTGAACTCAGCTCTGTGGGATGACTGGAATGAAGAAGATCAGAGGTCCCCAGAGGCTCTTCCTCTGCCCCAGACGCCGCGCGCAGATGGAGCCCAGAGGTCACACAAGTTACAGACGCCAC AAGGTGCTGATCAGAAGAACTTGCCCCCGAAAGTGCCCATAACCCCAATGCCAAGGTACTCCATCATGGAGACTCCAGTGCTGAAGAAAGAGCTGGACAG GTTTGGGGTCCGCCCTCTGCCCAAACGCCAGATGGTCCTGAAACTGAAGGAGATATTCCAGTACACTCACCAGACGCTGGAGTCAGACTCCGAGGATGAGGGCCAGTCCTCACAGCTGCCCTTGGCGGCTCCCTGCAGCCAGACCTACACCACCCAGACCTCTAAGGCTTCAAAAGCAGCTGGCCACACCCAGCTGGAGGCCCTTCCTGGCCGCATTCCCCAGAGGTCCAAGGGACCTGCCAAGACCAAGGGCCCCCAACATCACAAGCAGCAGCCTGGTGGCAGCGTCTCTGCCCTGAGCATGTCACCAGCCAAGGAGGAGCCTTTGGACCCTGGCGGGGACGCCCAGTTCCCAGCCTCCCAGGAGTCCACGGCCACCTCTGTGGACAGCGGggacagctcctgcagctcacaGAG CTCTTCCTGTGAGTTTGGAGCGGCCTTGGAGTCTACGGGAGAAGAGGAGGTGGTCAGCGCCTCCCAGGCAGCCGTCCAGGCAGTGGCCACAGAGGAGGCTGTGCGGCGCTATATCCGCTCCCAGCCAGCCCTCTACCGCAAGGTCCTGCTGTACCAGCCCCTCGAGCTGGCGGAGCTGCAGGCCGAGCTGAAGCAGCAGGGCATCCGCGTGGCCTCGGGGAAGCTGCTGGACTTCCTGGACACCCAGTGCATCACCTTCACCACGGCCGCCACCCGCAAGGAGAAGCTTGGGAGgaagagacggcagcccacgggCAAGAAGAGGGGCAGAGCCGGCAGGCCCACCCCTCGCTCCCCAGTCTCGGCCGCCAGCAGCCTGTGA
- the SLX4 gene encoding structure-specific endonuclease subunit SLX4 isoform X2: MMDESDDDFQELCASFFQRVKKNGPKEVSKEKKTQKASNGTQIRSKPKRTKPTASKSKTPQGPTERKTRPGRQVPRTQKHGAPKRPETEPAPPENTEGGIHTSAVFQDSVWSTQTGNQSEPLPERTPEVICTILNQGSENFLKAKATMDSLSQPPPSCLIATAPSPSKPRAAELVLQRMQQFKRADPERLKRASEGCSLEAAPEENVPKGPQDVMAVNGHILHECQGSAPATSGFGPELPATESDTAVALALQQELGQEQVSAPDDSLEEKGLFFCQICQKNLSAMNVTRRQQHMNRCLDEAEKALRFPMPRIPECPICGKPFLTLKSRISHLKQCAVKMEVGPQLLLQAVRLQTAQPAGTSGTPAPSLSDGAGCLKQKGATTKKEPRKRRKVTGPEAPSEDLLVAMALSRSETEQEAVPAALRLGNAFAERTRLGAEKKTRKKKAPAPPPQLLVQDPETTGRQIEDRVAQLLSEEVELSSTPPLPASRIREEELARGSQALRPPGGAQNLLWEASALTGAGALESFYTASLVPPLVPQRPAKGLTQEPMRLPRPPKPPELGVGTPPSVGHSLQSPVPSASQRERQALQDLLELAGERLPASPCSRDLAGSGGAAGMDLSLGGLPLTGFVLPAKEKYLEEGGRASLSLGLLVADFSAMVNNPHLSDIQFQTDSGEVLYAHKFVLYARCPLLMQHVNSEGFLAEEDGDLRRQRVLLSDVSAEAAEAFLHYLYAADSVLTPQLAPDLRSLAQRFGVSELVHLCEQVPIVTEAEGGQRKEQEDEDADGRVETFRELLCSVWLGEEEGAEALLKPEGREEDREKVNEEEMEEIYEFAATQRKRLQGEKAPEPKEEGDLLREDGPVSGEILTSKQDKERPENAGQLESSGQGRDETPAKWGNTRLSTLLPPSNQALNGEEKAEVPRGGPAPPSSSSPAQGRAERQENAPLCSADDDNDLQPFSSPQAGYPELSRVMSNREEGNRTIPEREVEGFRPSAHQQAHPSRSCFPPPQPHQGRSPRQPRPRTRRPSDLPLQGTASSVASQNSSPKPKRARRLPSSREDPGQKDKECSSPSERRGKGVLIFPEKSPPMDLTWSGPGRQSSRPETSPCSVHREDEVILLLDSDEELELEQTKAKSFLNSPSEDKKVLEVSARSSELFSIIDLDAEQEPPQSQTGSQAPLPQEVEGRLGASTEEDSTMDTSWLVPATPLAGRSCDCSSQTQITGLGARPPADPLALPTPRALLENRDEPKATSKFSVIVPQTSSPRLGPPTPGSSDGRRQVCRSASSPRRRRLPFASPLAPRPILGGLADLPGQLPRCPPPPQSPAARAPMSEVVEVEDSEDEQEAASQQVICSPLLDSDPPIPAEDWCWHVEPLSPIPIDHLNLERTGPLSTSSPSSRAEGAPDSRDCRSPALLGTTPVRGSHTGRRKSREKSSGAGSPGSHQQSFLNSALWDDWNEEDQRSPEALPLPQTPRADGAQRSHKLQTPRADQKNLPPKVPITPMPRYSIMETPVLKKELDRFGVRPLPKRQMVLKLKEIFQYTHQTLESDSEDEGQSSQLPLAAPCSQTYTTQTSKASKAAGHTQLEALPGRIPQRSKGPAKTKGPQHHKQQPGGSVSALSMSPAKEEPLDPGGDAQFPASQESTATSVDSGDSSCSSQSSSCEFGAALESTGEEEVVSASQAAVQAVATEEAVRRYIRSQPALYRKVLLYQPLELAELQAELKQQGIRVASGKLLDFLDTQCITFTTAATRKEKLGRKRRQPTGKKRGRAGRPTPRSPVSAASSL, from the exons ATGATGGATGAGTCAGATGATGACTTTCAGGAACTCTGTGCCAGCTTTTTCCAAAGGGTGAAAAAGAATGGCCCCAAGGAAGTgtcaaaggaaaagaagacaCAAAAGGCCTCCAATGGCACCCAGATAAGAAGCAAACCAAAAAGGACCAAACCAACTGCTTCTAAGAGCAAAACCCCGCAAGGCCCCACTGAGAGGAAAACTCGCCCTGGCCGCCAGGTCCCACGGACTCAAAAGCACGGGGCACCCAAGAGGCCAGAGACTGAACCAGCTCCCCCTGAAAACACCGAGGGAGGTATACACACTTCTGCTGTATTCCAGGATAGCGTGTGGAGCACCCAGACAGGTAACCAGTCAGAACCTCTGCCAGAGAGGACACCAGAGGTGATTTGTACCATTTTAAACCAAGGATCAGAAAACTTTCTGAAAGCTA AGGCCACCATGGACAGCCTCTCACAGCCCCCTCCTTCCTGTCTGATTGCGACGGCGCCAAGTCCCTCCAAACCCAGGGCGGCAGAGCTGGTGCTCCAGCGAATGCAGCAGTTCAAGAGAGCAGACCCCGAGCGTTTAAAACGAGCTTCCGAAGGCTGCTCGCTCGAGGCTGCACCTGAAGAAAATGTCCCAAAGGGCCCTCAGGATGTGATGGCGGTGAACG GGCATATCCTGCATGAGTGCCAAGGGTCTGCTCCAGCAACATCAG GGTTTGGGCCCGAGCTCCCCGCCACAGAAAGTGACACCGCAGTGGCCTTGGCCCTCCAGCAGGAGCTTGGGCAGGAACAGGTGTCCGCACCCGACGAcagcctggaggagaaggggttgtTCTTTTGCCAGATCTGTCAGAAGAACCTCTCAGCCATGAACGTGACACGGAGGCAGCAGCACATGAACCG GTGCCTGGATGAGGCTGAAAAGGCACTGAGATTTCCCATGCCTCGGATCCCTGAATGCCCCATCTGCGGCAAGCCATTTCTCACCCTGAAGAGCAGAATCAGTCACCTGAAACAGTGTGCGGTGAAGATGGAGGTCGGCCCGCAGCTCCTGCTCCAGGCTGTGCGGCTGCAGACAGCTCAGCCTGCAGGCACCTCGGGCACTCCGGCACCCAG CCTCAGCGATGGAGCTGGCTGTCTGAAGCAGAAGGGAGCCACCACCAAGAAGGAGCCACGGAAGAGGCGGAAGGTCACTGGGCCCGAGGCGCCATCCGAGGACCTGCTGGTGGCCATGGCTCTGTCCCGCTCGGAGACGGAGCAGGAGGCGGTGCCGGCAGCGCTCAGGCTGGGGAACGCTTTTGCAGAGAGGACGAGACTAGGAGCAG AGAAGAAAACCCGCAAGAAGAAAGCCCCCGCGCCCCCCCCACAGCTGTTAGTCCAGGACCCGGAGACCACCGGCCGGCAGATAGAGGACCGCGTGGCCCAGCTCCTGTCGGAGGAGGTGGAGCTGTCCAGCACGCCGCCGCTCCCTGCCAGCAGGATCCGAGAAGAAGAGCTGGCCAGGGGCAGCCAGGCCCTGCGACCTCCTGGAGGGGCGCAGAACTTGCTGTGGGAGGCCAGTGCCCTGACCGGGGCTGGGGCCCTGGAATCCTTTTACACGGCCAGCCTGGTGCCTCCCCTGGTGCCCCAGCGGCCTGCCAAG GGTCTCACACAAGAGCCCATGCGGCTGCCACGGCCACCCAAGCCGCCAGAACTGGGTGTGGGAACACCCCCTTCTGTGGGCCACAGCCTCCAGAGCCCAGTGCCCTCCGCCAGCCAGAGGGAGCGCCAGGCCCTGCAGGATCTGCTGGAGCTGGCGGGAGAGAGGTTGCCCGCCAGCCCGTGCAGCAGGGACCTGGCTGGCTCGGGAGGGGCTGCAG GGATGGACTTGTCACTCGGCGGCCTTCCACTGACTGGGTTTGTCCTGCCAGCCAAGGAGAAGTACCTGGAGGAGGGCGGCCGGGCTTCG CTCTCCCTTGGTTTGCTGGTGGCCGACTTCAGTGCCATGGTCAACAACCCACACCTGAGCGACATTCAGTTTCAGACAGACAGTGGGGAGGTGCTCTATGCCCACAAGTTTGTGCTCTATGCCCGATGCCCACTTCTCATGCAGCAT GTCAACAGTGAAGGCTTCCTGGCCGAAGAGGACGGTGACTTGAGGCGCCAGCGCGTGCTGCTGAGTGACGTCAGCGCCGAGGCCGCCGAGGCGTTCCTGCATTACCTCTATGCTGCTGACAGCGTCCTGACTCCCCAGCTGGCCCCCGACCTGCGCTCTCTGGCCCAGAG GTTTGGGGTGAGTGAGCTTGTTCACCTGTGCGAACAAGTGCCCATtgtgacagaagcagaaggtggACAGCGAAAGGAGCAGGAAGACGAGGATGCTGACGGCAGAGTGGAGACTTTCCGAGAGCTCCTGTGTTCTGTGTGGctgggtgaggaggagggagcagaggcCCTGCTGAAACCTGAGGGCCGcgaagaagacagagaaaaggtCAACGAGGAGGAGATGGAAGAAATTTATGAATTCGCAGCTACTCAGCGAAAGCGGCTCCAGGGGGAGAAAGCCCCAGAGCCAAAGGAAGAAGGCGACCTGCTCAGGGAGGATGGTCCAGTTTCTGGGGAAATCCTCACAAGCAAACAGGATAAAGAACGGCCAGAAAATGCAGGGCAGTTGGAATCATCCGGGCAAGGAAGAGATGAGACCCCGGCCAAATGGGGAAACACAAGACTGTCCACACTCCTGCCCCCCAGCAACCAGGCTTTGAATGGGGAAGAGAAAGCAGAGGTCCCTAGAGGAGGAccggctcctccctcctcctccagccccgccCAGGGCCGGGCGGAGAGGCAGGAAAACGCCCCTCTGTGCTCAGCTGATGATGATAATGATCTACAGCCTTTTTCATCACCTCAGGCTGGATACCCTGAACTCTCCCGGGTGATGAGCAACCGGGAGGAAGGAAATAGGACCATCCCTGAAAGGGAGGTAGAGGGTTTCCGTCCCTCTGCCCACCAGCAGGCACACCCCTCACGCTCATGCTTCCCCCCACCGCAGCCCCATCAAGGCCGGAGTCCTCGCCAGCCACGTCCTCGCACCCGTCGCCCCAGTGACCTCCCGCTGCAGGGCACAGCTTCCAGCGTGGCCTCCCAGAACTCATCACCGAAGCCAAAGAGGGCCAGGCGCCTTCCCTCATCACGTGAGGACCCAGGCCAGAAAGACAAGGAATGTAGTTCCCCATCGGAACGCAGAGGTAAAGGGGTCCTGATCTTCCCAGAAAAGTCTCCACCCATGGATCTAACCTGGTCAGGACCTGGCCGCCAGAGCTCCAGGCCTGAGACTTCTCCCTGCAGCGTGCACAGAGAAGATGAGGTGATCCTGTTACTGGATTCAGATGAAGAGTTGGAGCTGGAGCAAACCAAAGCAAAATCATTTCTGAACAGCCCCTCAGAAGACAAGAAAGTTCTGGAAGTCAGCGCCAGGTCTTCTGAATTGTTCTCCATCATTGACCTCGACGCAGAGCAGGAGCCTCCCCAAAGCCAGACAGGAAGCCAGGCCCCGCTGCCGCAGGAGGTGGAGGGGCGGCTGGGGGCCAGCACCGAGGAGGACAGCACCATGGACACCTCGTGGCTGGTGCCCGCCACTCCGCTGGCCGGCAGGAGCTGCGACTGTTCCTCGCAAACCCAGATCACAGGCCTTGGGGCCAGGCCACCAGCAGACCCGCTGGCTCTGCCCACGCCCAGAGCCCTGTTAGAGAACAGGGACGAACCCAAAGCCACGAGTAAGTTTTCGGTCATCGTACCCCAGACGTCGTCCCCACGCCTGGGGCCCCCCACTCCTGGAAGCTCTGATGGGAGAAGGCAGGTCTGCAGGAGCGCATCCAGCCCCCGCCGCAGACGCCTCCCATTTGCTTCTCCTCTGGCTCCCCGACCCATCTTAGGAGGCCTCGCCGACCTCCCCGGGCAGCTCCCAAGGTGCCCGCCTCCTCCGCAGAGCCCGGCGGCTCGGGCTCCCATGAGTGAAGTGGTGGAGGTGGAAGACAGTGAAGACGAGCAGGAGGCAGCCTCCCAGCAGGTGATCTGCAGCCCCCTGCTGGACAGCGACCCCCCAATTCCAGCTGAGGACTGGTGCTGGCACGTAGAACCCCTCTCACCAATCCCCATTGACCACCTGAACCTCGAGCGGACAGGCCCCTTGAGCAccagcagccccagcagcaggGCAGAGGGGGCCCCAGACAGCAGGGACTGCCGTTCCCCGGCACTGCTGGGCACCACCCCTGTCCGAGGGAGCCACACTGGCCGGAGGAAGTCTCGAGAGAAGTCCTCTGGGGCCGGCTCCCCTGGGAGCCACCAGCAGAGCTTTCTGAACTCAGCTCTGTGGGATGACTGGAATGAAGAAGATCAGAGGTCCCCAGAGGCTCTTCCTCTGCCCCAGACGCCGCGCGCAGATGGAGCCCAGAGGTCACACAAGTTACAGACGCCAC GTGCTGATCAGAAGAACTTGCCCCCGAAAGTGCCCATAACCCCAATGCCAAGGTACTCCATCATGGAGACTCCAGTGCTGAAGAAAGAGCTGGACAG GTTTGGGGTCCGCCCTCTGCCCAAACGCCAGATGGTCCTGAAACTGAAGGAGATATTCCAGTACACTCACCAGACGCTGGAGTCAGACTCCGAGGATGAGGGCCAGTCCTCACAGCTGCCCTTGGCGGCTCCCTGCAGCCAGACCTACACCACCCAGACCTCTAAGGCTTCAAAAGCAGCTGGCCACACCCAGCTGGAGGCCCTTCCTGGCCGCATTCCCCAGAGGTCCAAGGGACCTGCCAAGACCAAGGGCCCCCAACATCACAAGCAGCAGCCTGGTGGCAGCGTCTCTGCCCTGAGCATGTCACCAGCCAAGGAGGAGCCTTTGGACCCTGGCGGGGACGCCCAGTTCCCAGCCTCCCAGGAGTCCACGGCCACCTCTGTGGACAGCGGggacagctcctgcagctcacaGAG CTCTTCCTGTGAGTTTGGAGCGGCCTTGGAGTCTACGGGAGAAGAGGAGGTGGTCAGCGCCTCCCAGGCAGCCGTCCAGGCAGTGGCCACAGAGGAGGCTGTGCGGCGCTATATCCGCTCCCAGCCAGCCCTCTACCGCAAGGTCCTGCTGTACCAGCCCCTCGAGCTGGCGGAGCTGCAGGCCGAGCTGAAGCAGCAGGGCATCCGCGTGGCCTCGGGGAAGCTGCTGGACTTCCTGGACACCCAGTGCATCACCTTCACCACGGCCGCCACCCGCAAGGAGAAGCTTGGGAGgaagagacggcagcccacgggCAAGAAGAGGGGCAGAGCCGGCAGGCCCACCCCTCGCTCCCCAGTCTCGGCCGCCAGCAGCCTGTGA